One segment of Panicum virgatum strain AP13 chromosome 1K, P.virgatum_v5, whole genome shotgun sequence DNA contains the following:
- the LOC120655661 gene encoding SNF2 domain-containing protein CLASSY 3-like: MPRVTIFIDSDDEEEGGGGAGQAGRALGKGAAIAGGGEALKLVKPEPVEDAAFRPLGPGALGLAVVPIPPRAENPRALPSPRARSPRAPSSAPPGAAARPPARPQPEIIDISEEHDDDSGFRGAVPLRMVEGSGSAVRRVKDEPFDDFGSDWVPSPAAKRALAAVAPPGTSCAEKRRKRERPSPSRAKRDARGDNHALDRSSSASGAGRRAVGMPDEARSSKKRDDAKTRETGSGSAGGRSHSTNKKALVPSEESRGAPGKARRGGSTRGGGRSRSALPASWSGTTVGSRIRSRSRQQGRVQYAAYPARVPSEETEEDEDEDEEEVQKQEQTRGEDVEAMEVDDDEDSGAANEVAQEREQEEDVEGRSSSQDGHGDSEDEYKEGKDSAAVADNEEEEAGGKELLEDEGDNQEDSHSIYDAQEEDEDEDEESDDEQELDEAEEMQPFTPSNATAGGSVRSGADGPRVFRRRIFEGIHLLENPDKTVGKGIEGRTRSKRKCKDKKLLRRGTFSKPYNIDIPDSTSDSEEDTVVPPEPQPVLMSSSDEGTRIFGKRKRRRARNKGRHKRLSTSSDESMEYTAYAKDAGQPFRRLKKGVSNLQVGKDGSNPGRAKYNGPNGRNPMGMANTRVDISFKRKARMIRMKRGRAARSAYDELLNSLFAEWENHIDVPDLAETGNSLPLVFSFGDEDEPYEKTENDKYQEDLWREYDIAFESMNIGSHTCEEDGKEVPPVEQTSCKNGKHEFIIDEQIGVRCKHCNVVDLEIRHVFPAMGKFSAERESAIEPELDWMCKEMLNLFEENDVLVSNGREVPCNFGGHKSGSVWDLIPGVKEDMFPHQQDAFEFMWTKLAGGTTIEQLKHNANTDGGGCVISHAPGTGKTRLAITFVQSYLEVFPHCSPVIIAPRGMLSTWEKEFRKWKVKLPFHVLNSTEINWSEDKTIQEQAAKNGTFHRRLLTEKMDQNYRRLVKLGSWMNGTSIIGVSYSLFRKLVNDEGMDGDKVTKLLLEKPDLLVLDEGHTPRNKKSLIWKVLREVRTEKRIILSGTPFQNNFEELYNTLCLVRPKDAILLEKGEGKDFWTSLRLSDITKANIDQIRKKLDPVVHIHSGKFLQKSLPGLRESVVILNPLPYQKEVIACMEKTMAIGLEGEYKISLASIHPSLIARAKLSEEEESMVDKSKLESLRSCPSEGVKTRFVLEIVNLCEALNERVLVFSQYLDPLSLIMEQLKARFNWAEGKEILLMSGNVLVKNRQTMMEAFNNMKSKAKVMLASTKACCEGITLIGASRVVLLDVVWNPSVGRQAIGRAYRIGQEKIVYTYNLIAEGTAEKSKYDRQAKKEHMSKLLFSKEAEHGDLPPELTFTDRILEEMTARDDLKKLFVKIYVDNQTDGSSGEMEKNTTCPDTS; the protein is encoded by the exons ATGCCGCGCGTGACCATCTTCATCGACAGCGacgacgaagaagaaggcggcggcggcgccggccaagCAGGGCGCGCGCTCGGGAAGGGCGCCGCgatcgcgggcggcggcgaggccctgAAGCTCGTCAAGCCGGAGCCCGTCGAAGATGCGGCCTTCAGGCCGCTGGGTCCGGGGGCGCTGGGGCTCGCGGTGGTGCCGATCCCGCCGCGGGCAGAAAACCCCCGCGCGCTGCCGTCGCCGCGGGCACGGAGCCCGCGCGCGccgtcctcggcgccgccgggcgccgcggcacgcccgcccgcccggcctCAGCCCGAGATTATCGACATCTCTGAAGAACACGACGACGATTCCGGGTTCCGTGGCGCCGTGCCGCTCCGGATGGTCGAGGGGAGCGGCAGTGCCGTCAGGCGCGTCAAGGACGAGCCATTCGACGATTTCGGCAGCGATTGGGTTCCATCCCCGGCGGCGAAGCGCGCGTTGGCGGCGGTTGCGCCGCCCGGAACCTCCTGCGCGGAGAAGAGACGGAAGAGAGAGCGCCCCAGCCCCAGCAGAGCCAAGCGTGACGCGCGCGGCGACAACCACGCGTTGGACCGGAGCTCGAGCGCATCAGGGGCTGGGCGTCGCGCGGTGGGGATGCCTGATGAGGCCAGGAGCTCGAAGAAGAGGGACGATGCAAAGACCAGAGAAACAGGCAGCGGAAGCGCGGGTGGCCGGTCGCATTCGACCAATAAGAAGGCCCTCGTGCCCAGCGAGGAATCCAGGGGTGCCCCCGGCAAGGCGAGGCGTGGAGGGAGTACGAGAGGTGGCGGGAGGAGCCGCAGTGCTTTGCCGGCGAGCTGGAGCGGGACCACGGTCGGGTCCAGGATCCGGTCAAGGTCGCGTCAGCAGGGGAGAGTGCAGTATGCTGCGTATCCTGCTCGAGTGCCGTCCGAGGAaacagaggaggacgaggacgaggatgaAGAGGAGGTGCAGAAGCAGGAGCAGACAAGAGGGGAAGATGTGGAGGCGATGGAGGTGGATGACGATGAGGACAGTGGGGCTGCCAATGAAGTAGCCCAAGAGCGTGAGCAGGAAGAGGATGTGGAGGGAAGAAGCAGCAGCCAGGACGGCCATGGCGATAGTGAGGATGAATACAAAGAAGGCAAAGattctgctgctgttgctgataatgaggaggaggaggcggggggaAAGGAATTGTTGGAGGACGAAGGTGACAATCAAGAAGACAGCCATAGCATCTACGACgcccaagaagaagatgaagatgaagatgaagaatctGACGATGAGCAGGAATTGGATGAAGCAGAGGAGATGCAGCCATTCACGCCTAGCAACGCTACGGCAGGTGGCAGTGTCAGGTCAGGAGCCGACGGCCCCCGAGTCTTCAGGAGAAGGATTTTTGAGGGGATACATTTGCTTGAAAACCCAGACAAGACTGTTGGCAAGGGTATTGAAGGGCGGACACGATCAAAGCGAAAATGCAAGGACAAGAAACTGCTCAGACGGGGAACTTTCAGTAAACCTTACAATATTGATATTCCAGACTCAACATCAGATTCTGAAGAGGATACTGTAGTACCACCAGAGCCTCAGCCAGTGCTAATGTCATCAAGTGACGAAGGCACCAGGATTTTTGGCAAAAGAAAGCGCAGAAGGGCAAGAAACAAGGGACGGCATAAAAGACTGAGTACCAGTAGTGATGAGTCTATGGAGTACACAGCATATGCAAAGGATGCCGGGCAGCCTTTTCGGAGGCTGAAGAAGGGGGTTTCCAATCTGCAGGTTGGCAAGGATGGTTCAAATCCTGGCCGTGCCAAATACAATGGCCCAAATGGTCGGAATCCGATGGGCATGGCCAATACACGGGTTGATATTTCCTTCAAAAGAAAGGCACGTATGATTAGGATGAAGCGCGGTCGAGCAGCAAGATCTGCTTATGATGAACTACTCAACTCCTTGTTTGCCGAATGGGAGAATCATATAGATGTTCCTGATCTTGCAGAAACTGGAAATAGTTTGCCTTTGGTGTTCTCATTCGGAGATGAGGATGAACCATACGAAAAAACAGAAAATGACAAGTATCAGGAAGATTTGTGGAGGGAATATGACATTGCTTTTGAATCCATGAATATTGGTTCTCACACTTGTGAAGAG GATGGGAAAGAAGTTCCTCCAGTGGAACAAACTTCATGCAAAAACGGGAAGCATGAATTCATTATCGATGAACAAATAGGAGTTCGGTGCAAGCATTGTAATGTTGTCGATCTTGAGATCAGACATGTATTTCCTGCTATG GGGAAATTTTCTGCAGAAAGGGAATCAGCAATTGAACCTGAGTTGGACTGGATGTGTAAGGAAATGCTCAAtctttttgaagaaaatgaTGTGCTGGTATCAAATGGACGTGAGGTACCATGCAATTTTGGTGGTCACAAATCTGGTTCAGTCTGGGATCTCATTCCTGGGGTCAAGGAAGACATGTTTCCACACCAGCAGGATGCATTTGAGTTCATGTGGACTAAGCTGGCAGGAGGTACTACAATTGAACAGTTAAAGCACAACGCGAACACTGATGGAGGTGGCTGTGTTATCTCTCATGCCCCTGGAACAGGAAAGACCCGACTAGCAATCACATTTGTTCAATCCTACCTTGAGGTCTTCCCGCACTGTAGCCCCGTGATCATTGCTCCAAGGGGGATGTTATCTACATGGGAGAAGGAGTTCAGGAAATGGAAGGTGAAGCTCCCTTTTCATGTACTGAATTCCACTGAGATCAACTGGAGTGAAGATAAGACCATCCAAGAACAGGCTGCAAAGAATGGAACTTTTCATCGGAGGTTATTGACAGAAAAAATGGATCAAAATTATAGGAGATTGGTGAAGCTAGGGTCCTGGATGAATGGTACCAGCATAATTGGTGTGAGCTACTCGCTTTTCAGGAAGCTAGTGAATGATGAAGGCATGGATGGGGATAAGGTGACAAAGCTCCTTCTTGAGAAACCTGACCTGCTTGTCCTTGATGAAGGGCACACGCCAAGGAACAAGAAAAGCCTTATCTGGAAGGTTCTTAGAGAAGTCCGCACTGAAAAACGAATAATTCTGTCGGGGACTCCGTTCCAAAACAACTTTGAGGAGCTTTATAACACCTTGTGTCTTGTCAGGCCAAAGGATGCAATTCTTTTGGAGAAGGGTGAGGGAAAAGATTTCTGGACTTCATTGAGATTGAGTGACATCACAAAGGCAAACATAGATCAAATAAGGAAAAAACTCGACCCTGTTGTGCACATCCATAGTGGTAAATTTCTTCAGAAGTCTCTGCCAGGACTGAGAGAATCCGTTGTGATTCTGAACCCTCTTCCTTATCAGAAAGAAGTGATCGCATGTATGGAGAAGACTATGGCAATAGGTCTTGAGGGGGAATATAAGATCTCACTTGCATCGATACATCCATCCCTCATTGCCAGAGCAAAATTGTCTGAGGAGGAGGAGTCTATGGTGGACAAGTCCAAGCTAGAGAGTTTACGGTCCTGTCCATCTGAAGGGGTTAAAACGAGGTTTGTTTTGGAGATTGTCAATCTTTGTGAAGCGTTAAATGAGAGGGTGCTCGTATTCAGTCAATATCTTGATCCATTGTCCTTGATCATGGAGCAGCTGAAGGCAAGGTTCAATTGGGCTGAAGGCAAAGAGATCCTGTTAATGAGTGGAAACGTCCTGGTTAAAAATCGCCAAACCATGATGGAGGCTTTCAATAACATGAAAAGCAAGGCCAAGGTAATGCTTGCATCAACAAAGGCATGCTGTGAAGGCATTACACTTATTGGGGCATCACGTGTGGTTCTACTTGATGTCGTGTGGAACCCTTCAGTTGGAAGGCAAGCGATCGGTCGAGCTTACAGAATTGGTCAGGAGAAGATTGTGTACACATACAATCTAATTGCAGAAGGCACAGCAGAGAAGAGCAAATATGACAGACAAGCTAAGAAGGAGCACATGTCTAAATTGCTCTTTTCAAAAGAAGCGGAGCACGGTGACTTACCACCAGAACTAACATTCACTGATAGGATTTTGGAAGAAATGACTGCCCGTGACGACCTCAAAAAATTGTTTGTAAAGATTTACGTTGATAATCAAACCGACGGGTCATCTG GAGAGATGGAGAAGAACACTACATGTCCAGATACCTCATAA